The Spiroplasma citri genome has a segment encoding these proteins:
- a CDS encoding PBSX family phage terminase large subunit — MLKHFLHLDEIPRWFYQQHVPNAPWKEIYNPADEYNEIGSRYSAKTFMIKDNVVGKCCAISLLVGKPIFIIAVMKMNKDIRNGVFKNIQNTLNDMNINYKVNLSENSFTLDNGTYIICKGLHSQTKREKLKAFADLNKYEFAIEWREEADQLTKDDMSELKYAIHGAKRKFIINSSNPESLHRYIIKYCNEIMLFNEQILLSKYPDQIGKFKINYYEKNKKLTKTVIIHYSSWRLNPYLDDNVILDQLETEKLDPVRARVWSWGLPGQVQGAVFARYLKFTKLTWNFDKILGGVDFAQADSPNGHKTSASLWVYNSTLKKVHKIGKYTHSNATMEYKDTFEQANDIIQFYLSSLKNSTIFIESGLTINVDYGAGGRAFIDVLNKEKIKYRYGKLLRFEEVDKSMWSVTNRVNSFIAAMISDKMTHDLILEETNTEYPMIQWKEKPNGGKEEIVDLYDDEFDADYYALSEYIREIVQSSTNRLIREYI; from the coding sequence ATGCTTAAACATTTTTTACATTTAGATGAAATTCCAAGATGATTTTATCAACAACATGTCCCTAATGCACCGTGAAAAGAAATATATAATCCTGCTGATGAATATAATGAAATAGGAAGTCGTTATAGTGCTAAAACTTTTATGATAAAAGATAATGTAGTTGGCAAATGCTGTGCTATATCATTATTGGTGGGTAAGCCAATATTTATTATTGCTGTTATGAAAATGAATAAAGATATTAGAAATGGAGTATTTAAAAATATTCAAAATACTCTTAATGATATGAATATTAATTATAAAGTTAATTTATCTGAGAATTCTTTTACATTAGATAATGGTACTTATATTATTTGTAAAGGTTTACATTCACAAACAAAAAGAGAAAAATTAAAAGCTTTTGCTGATTTAAATAAATATGAATTTGCTATTGAATGAAGAGAAGAAGCAGACCAATTAACAAAAGATGATATGAGTGAATTAAAATATGCTATTCATGGTGCTAAAAGAAAATTTATTATTAATTCATCTAATCCTGAATCATTACACCGTTATATTATTAAATATTGTAATGAAATAATGTTATTTAATGAACAAATATTATTATCTAAATATCCTGATCAAATAGGTAAATTTAAAATTAATTATTATGAAAAGAATAAAAAACTTACTAAAACAGTAATAATACATTATTCTAGTTGAAGACTTAATCCTTATTTAGATGATAATGTAATTCTTGACCAATTAGAAACAGAAAAATTAGACCCAGTTAGAGCAAGAGTATGAAGTTGAGGATTACCTGGGCAAGTACAAGGTGCTGTTTTTGCTAGATATCTTAAATTTACTAAATTAACTTGAAATTTTGACAAAATATTAGGTGGTGTTGATTTTGCCCAAGCAGATAGTCCTAATGGACATAAAACAAGTGCTAGTTTATGAGTATATAATTCAACTTTAAAAAAAGTACATAAAATAGGTAAATATACACATTCTAATGCAACAATGGAATATAAAGATACCTTTGAACAAGCAAATGATATTATTCAATTTTATTTATCTAGTTTAAAAAATAGTACTATTTTTATTGAAAGTGGTTTAACTATTAATGTTGATTATGGTGCTGGTGGTAGAGCATTTATTGATGTTCTTAATAAAGAAAAAATAAAATATAGATATGGTAAATTATTAAGATTTGAAGAAGTTGATAAAAGTATGTGGTCAGTTACTAATAGAGTTAATTCATTTATTGCAGCAATGATTAGTGATAAAATGACCCATGATTTAATATTAGAAGAAACTAATACGGAATATCCAATGATTCAATGAAAAGAAAAACCTAATGGTGGAAAAGAAGAAATAGTTGATTTATATGATGATGAATTTGATGCTGATTATTATGCATTATCAGAATATATAAGAGAGATTGTTCAATCATCAACTAATAGATTAATAAGGGAGTATATTTAA
- a CDS encoding IS30 family transposase codes for MKDYTHLKYDERNLFKDLFLSDSCKKKNGTLNLSEIARQTNRSVNTVKREIKRFKNIEDYTAIEAQKDYYKKRKKCIKKLPTFTKEQLNFIHLRFNVYHDSPAEIIQRFLIKFGIKFPACVKTFYKWIFLGLLGLLKKNLLNGGRKNRTKKRPDNRGKLDERFKSIWDIENKESNVGWLEMDTVVGKDHKFAILVLVEQLSKKYFAIKLENHTANEVLEKLEELVRINGLVGKIKGIITDRGKEFSKFEEMEKITGSNVYYCDPGSPKQKPLIERINREFRKRFPKDTDFNNVNQKRIDLVVNVINDKLRPCLNWISAKEMFLQNIK; via the coding sequence ATGAAAGATTATACACATCTAAAATATGATGAACGAAATTTATTTAAGGATTTATTTTTATCTGATAGTTGTAAAAAGAAAAATGGTACACTTAATTTATCTGAAATTGCAAGACAAACAAATCGCAGTGTGAATACTGTTAAAAGAGAAATTAAAAGATTTAAAAATATAGAAGATTATACAGCAATAGAAGCACAAAAAGATTATTATAAAAAGCGTAAAAAATGTATTAAAAAACTACCTACATTTACAAAAGAACAATTAAATTTTATTCATCTGAGATTTAATGTTTATCATGATTCACCAGCAGAAATTATTCAACGATTTTTAATAAAGTTTGGTATCAAATTTCCCGCTTGTGTTAAAACATTTTATAAATGAATTTTTTTAGGTCTTTTGGGTTTGTTAAAGAAAAATTTATTAAATGGTGGTAGAAAAAATAGAACAAAGAAAAGACCTGATAATCGTGGCAAATTAGATGAAAGATTTAAATCAATATGAGATATTGAAAATAAAGAATCTAATGTTGGATGACTTGAAATGGATACAGTGGTTGGTAAAGACCATAAATTTGCTATTTTAGTTTTAGTAGAACAATTAAGTAAAAAATATTTTGCAATAAAATTAGAAAATCATACTGCTAATGAAGTTTTAGAAAAACTTGAAGAATTAGTTAGAATTAATGGGTTAGTTGGAAAAATTAAAGGAATAATAACAGATCGCGGAAAAGAATTTAGTAAATTTGAAGAGATGGAAAAGATTACTGGTTCTAATGTTTATTATTGTGACCCTGGTTCACCAAAACAAAAACCCTTAATTGAAAGAATTAACCGTGAATTTAGAAAACGCTTTCCTAAGGACACTGATTTTAATAATGTTAATCAGAAAAGAATAGATTTAGTAGTTAATGTTATAAATGATAAACTCCGACCGTGTTTAAATTGAATAAGTGCAAAAGAAATGTTTTTACAAAATATTAAGTAA
- a CDS encoding arginine deiminase, protein MIEKYGINVYSEIGNLKTVLLHRPGDELANLSPDLLERLLFDDTPDLAVAQKEHDFFAQTFRDLGVEVLYIEKLVAEVLDTDSKMRQELLEQFLKESGAKEEYISKLRTYLGKLDNQALVNKMIAGVTKYELGVEITDNYPLAVDPMPNILFQRDPFASIGNGATIHKMFTVTRNRETLFSDVVLRHHPRFKEKINFWYDRNEKETLEGGDILVLNAKTLIIGVSQRTSMEAIKIVAKNLIENDSVSYEKVIALDLKTKNRAFMHLDTVFTNIDYDKFIAHPLIFEAMGEFKIFEITKNGVKEIKETIKDYLSEEVGKPVQIFKCGGEDPIAQAREQWNDGTNVITIHPGEVIAYSRNQITIEILKEAGVKVHVIDSAELSRGRGGPRCMSMPIWREDI, encoded by the coding sequence ATGATAGAAAAATATGGTATTAATGTTTATTCAGAAATAGGTAATTTGAAAACAGTATTACTACATCGTCCTGGCGATGAATTAGCTAATTTATCACCAGATTTATTAGAACGATTATTGTTTGATGATACACCAGATTTAGCAGTTGCACAAAAAGAACATGATTTTTTTGCACAAACTTTTAGAGATTTAGGTGTTGAAGTATTATATATTGAAAAATTAGTCGCTGAAGTTTTAGACACTGATTCAAAAATGCGGCAAGAATTACTAGAACAGTTTTTAAAAGAATCTGGTGCTAAAGAAGAATACATTAGTAAGTTACGTACTTATTTAGGTAAATTAGATAATCAAGCTCTTGTTAATAAAATGATAGCAGGAGTAACAAAATACGAGTTAGGAGTAGAAATTACAGATAATTATCCGCTAGCGGTTGATCCAATGCCAAATATTTTATTCCAACGTGATCCATTTGCATCAATTGGAAATGGTGCAACTATTCATAAAATGTTTACGGTTACTAGAAATCGTGAAACATTATTTTCTGATGTTGTTTTAAGACATCATCCCCGTTTTAAAGAAAAAATTAATTTTTGATATGATCGTAACGAAAAAGAAACTTTAGAAGGTGGAGATATTTTAGTTTTAAATGCAAAAACATTAATTATTGGTGTTTCACAAAGGACATCGATGGAAGCTATTAAAATAGTAGCAAAAAACTTAATTGAAAATGATTCAGTTAGTTATGAAAAAGTAATTGCATTAGATTTAAAAACAAAAAATCGTGCTTTTATGCATTTAGATACTGTTTTTACTAATATTGATTATGATAAATTTATCGCGCATCCATTAATTTTTGAAGCAATGGGTGAATTTAAAATTTTTGAAATTACAAAAAATGGAGTTAAAGAAATTAAAGAAACAATTAAAGATTATTTATCAGAAGAAGTTGGTAAGCCAGTTCAAATTTTTAAATGTGGTGGAGAAGATCCAATTGCACAGGCAAGAGAACAATGAAATGATGGGACAAATGTTATTACAATTCATCCTGGTGAAGTGATTGCCTATTCAAGAAATCAAATTACAATTGAAATTTTAAAAGAAGCTGGTGTTAAAGTCCACGTTATTGATTCAGCTGAATTATCACGTGGGCGTGGAGGGCCTCGCTGTATGTCAATGCCAATTTGAAGAGAAGATATCTAA
- the argF gene encoding ornithine carbamoyltransferase — translation MAVNLKGRSFLTLLDFTQREIYYLLDLARQLKEAKYAGTEQKPLAGKSVALLFAKDSTRTRCAFEVGTFDLGMHPVYLGPSGSQMGKKESIEDTAKVLGRMFDGIQFRGFKQTDVEALAKYSGVPVWNGLTDEFHPTQMLADILTLQEEKGQRNMKGLKFVYFGDSRFNMANSYMVISAKLGMHFVACAPKDLWPNAELLKKVQAIAKEHGGSITLTEDHKTAAKDADAIATDVWVSMGEDPAVWGKRIKYLTPYQVTMEKMKQAKEDAIFLHCLPSFHDGNTDTAQQVIKQFGGTGELEVTDEVFQSKYSRVFEEAENRLHTIKAVMLATIRG, via the coding sequence ATGGCTGTAAATTTAAAAGGAAGAAGTTTCCTAACTTTACTAGATTTCACGCAAAGAGAAATTTACTATTTATTAGATTTAGCAAGACAATTAAAAGAAGCAAAATATGCTGGAACTGAACAAAAACCATTAGCTGGAAAATCTGTTGCTTTATTATTTGCAAAAGATTCAACACGAACAAGATGTGCTTTTGAAGTAGGAACATTTGATTTAGGTATGCACCCTGTTTATTTAGGGCCAAGTGGTAGTCAAATGGGGAAAAAAGAATCAATTGAAGATACTGCAAAAGTGTTAGGGAGAATGTTTGATGGAATTCAATTTCGTGGATTTAAACAAACTGATGTTGAAGCATTAGCAAAATATTCAGGTGTTCCAGTATGAAATGGATTAACTGATGAATTTCACCCAACCCAAATGTTAGCTGATATTTTAACATTGCAAGAAGAAAAAGGGCAACGCAATATGAAAGGGCTAAAATTTGTTTATTTTGGTGATTCTCGTTTTAATATGGCAAATAGTTATATGGTTATTAGTGCTAAATTAGGAATGCATTTTGTTGCTTGTGCGCCAAAAGACTTATGACCAAATGCAGAATTATTGAAAAAAGTACAAGCAATTGCGAAAGAACATGGTGGTTCAATTACGTTAACTGAAGACCACAAAACAGCAGCAAAAGATGCTGATGCAATTGCCACTGATGTTTGAGTGTCAATGGGAGAAGATCCTGCCGTTTGAGGAAAAAGAATTAAGTATTTAACACCATATCAAGTAACAATGGAAAAAATGAAACAAGCAAAAGAAGATGCTATCTTTTTACATTGTTTACCAAGTTTCCATGATGGGAATACAGATACTGCACAACAAGTGATTAAACAATTTGGTGGAACTGGAGAATTAGAAGTTACTGATGAAGTTTTCCAATCAAAATATTCACGTGTTTTTGAAGAAGCAGAAAATCGTTTACATACTATTAAAGCAGTAATGCTAGCAACAATTCGTGGCTAG
- a CDS encoding YfcC family protein codes for MDIKKKKKFKFKLPTAFTILLGITLLIIIVSWIPGTTGQWKDSDGNLHNGGPAGIFDLFLAPMQGFKNKVDVIVFILVLGGFLEIVIESKALDAGIGRLVAKMKGREIWIIPIVMFLFSVGGTTYGMGEETIALYPVIIPVLLAAGFDVLTAVMAILFGAGIGCIGSTLNPFVIQIAADSAGVPDLTSTTGIIWRAVWWLLLTAGGISFVVWYALRVRRTPGKSPLFDKKDFYEAEFAIVDDLPEYNGKLKAIMAIFMISFVLMIFSLIGWDKFGIPAFVNFTKLVSEHAPFIANFFAPLEQWSFMEISALFFIASIIIALINWKGEEKYVNSFISGSADILSVCLVIAFAAGIGFIMTNTGMQNKLVSGLSAPMSKLGKTGFIMVAFFFFLIISFVIPSSSGFAQTVFPILGPVANGVATGLTSGTITAFSFANGIINLISPTSAILMAALSISKVPYGSFMKASWPLIVGIVIATIILLGIGTLLPISNTSPWF; via the coding sequence ATGGATATAAAAAAGAAAAAAAAGTTTAAATTTAAATTACCCACAGCATTTACAATTTTATTAGGAATTACGCTTTTAATTATTATTGTATCTTGAATTCCAGGAACAACTGGCCAATGAAAAGATTCTGATGGAAACCTTCACAATGGTGGTCCTGCCGGAATTTTTGACTTATTTTTAGCTCCAATGCAAGGATTTAAAAATAAAGTTGATGTTATTGTCTTTATTTTAGTTTTAGGAGGATTCTTAGAAATCGTTATTGAATCAAAAGCATTAGATGCTGGAATTGGCCGTTTAGTCGCAAAAATGAAAGGCCGTGAAATTTGAATTATTCCAATTGTAATGTTTTTATTTTCAGTTGGTGGTACAACTTATGGAATGGGTGAGGAAACAATTGCCTTATATCCAGTTATTATTCCTGTTTTATTGGCTGCTGGTTTTGATGTTTTAACAGCGGTAATGGCGATTTTATTTGGTGCCGGGATTGGTTGTATTGGTTCAACATTAAATCCGTTTGTTATTCAAATTGCCGCTGATAGTGCTGGTGTGCCTGATTTAACATCAACAACAGGAATTATTTGAAGAGCTGTGTGATGATTATTATTAACAGCTGGTGGAATTTCATTTGTTGTTTGATATGCATTACGTGTTCGCCGTACACCAGGGAAATCACCATTGTTTGATAAAAAAGATTTTTATGAAGCAGAATTTGCAATTGTTGATGATTTACCAGAATATAATGGTAAACTAAAAGCAATTATGGCAATTTTTATGATTAGTTTTGTCTTGATGATTTTTTCATTAATTGGATGAGACAAATTTGGAATTCCTGCCTTTGTTAATTTTACAAAATTAGTTAGTGAACATGCCCCATTTATTGCCAATTTCTTTGCACCATTAGAGCAGTGATCATTTATGGAAATTTCAGCATTATTCTTTATTGCATCAATTATTATTGCATTAATTAATTGAAAAGGAGAAGAAAAATACGTTAATAGTTTTATCAGTGGTTCAGCTGATATCTTATCCGTTTGTTTAGTTATTGCGTTTGCAGCTGGAATTGGGTTTATTATGACAAATACTGGAATGCAAAACAAATTAGTTAGTGGATTATCTGCACCAATGTCGAAATTAGGAAAAACAGGTTTTATTATGGTAGCCTTCTTCTTCTTCCTAATTATCTCATTTGTAATTCCATCTAGTTCAGGATTTGCTCAAACTGTTTTTCCAATTTTAGGTCCTGTTGCTAATGGGGTAGCAACTGGTTTAACATCAGGAACAATTACTGCCTTTTCATTCGCAAATGGAATTATTAATTTAATTTCTCCAACAAGTGCAATTTTAATGGCAGCTTTATCAATTTCAAAAGTTCCTTATGGTAGTTTTATGAAAGCATCATGACCATTAATTGTTGGAATTGTTATTGCAACAATTATCTTATTAGGAATTGGAACTTTACTACCAATTTCAAACACTAGCCCTTGATTTTAA
- the arcC gene encoding carbamate kinase produces MARIVVALGGNALGNSPSEQQEIVKDTAKAMVDIIENGDELIIAHGNGPQVGMINNAFDEAAHVNNKIPMMPFPECGAMSQAYIGYHLQNAILNELNKRKIKKNVVTIVTQVEVDQKDSAFNNPTKPIGAFYSETEAKGLAEKNGFTVKEDAGRGWRRVIASPQPIDIVEKEIIEDLIKQGHILITVGGGGIPVVKTGTAYQGVPAVIDKDFASAKLAELIKADKLMILTSVAKVAINYGKPYQKALDVLTLTDAEKYIAENQFAPGSMLPKVQAAMKFASSGSQKMAIIAELAQAKAALAGKAGTAIRK; encoded by the coding sequence ATGGCAAGAATAGTTGTTGCGTTAGGAGGAAACGCATTAGGAAATTCCCCCAGTGAACAACAAGAAATTGTAAAAGATACTGCGAAAGCAATGGTTGACATCATTGAAAATGGTGATGAATTAATTATTGCGCACGGGAATGGACCACAAGTTGGAATGATTAACAATGCTTTTGATGAAGCTGCACATGTGAATAATAAAATTCCAATGATGCCATTTCCAGAGTGTGGAGCAATGTCACAAGCCTATATTGGCTATCATTTACAAAATGCAATTTTAAATGAATTAAATAAACGTAAAATTAAGAAAAATGTTGTAACAATTGTAACACAAGTTGAAGTTGATCAAAAAGATTCTGCTTTTAATAATCCAACAAAACCAATTGGGGCGTTTTATTCCGAAACAGAGGCAAAAGGATTAGCTGAAAAAAATGGTTTTACTGTTAAAGAAGATGCTGGACGGGGATGACGACGAGTAATTGCATCACCACAGCCAATTGATATTGTTGAAAAAGAAATTATCGAAGATTTAATTAAGCAAGGACATATTCTAATTACCGTTGGTGGTGGGGGAATTCCTGTTGTAAAAACAGGAACTGCTTATCAAGGCGTTCCTGCTGTTATTGACAAAGATTTTGCGAGTGCAAAGTTAGCGGAGTTAATTAAAGCCGATAAATTGATGATTTTAACATCAGTAGCTAAAGTTGCAATCAATTATGGAAAACCTTATCAAAAGGCGTTAGATGTTTTAACTTTAACTGATGCAGAAAAATATATTGCCGAAAATCAATTTGCGCCAGGTAGTATGTTACCAAAAGTACAAGCTGCAATGAAATTTGCTAGTTCTGGGTCACAGAAAATGGCAATTATTGCGGAGTTAGCCCAAGCTAAAGCAGCATTAGCGGGTAAAGCTGGTACAGCAATTAGGAAATAA
- a CDS encoding TSUP family transporter yields MKEDLNSIQHQILTQEDNLDKFVTDLYYFSTLLENLKKDFKNHLTDLNSLKKSKKITIEEYQTNLKTLKNLYKSKMIQLKQDINKMADLCMFTFEKNIAFKKAHKIEVAAELIKLNSEIKDLKKKASLEQATMLETLKEEKLKTRKPISTKTLVLISVISLSLLIIGTLLINYLLYFPKTRNESFDLTKKEYLIAFIIVLITLIIIIGYFILMLKVVKKTYMDREKNIFKITAIGFVGSFLDTIGVGSFAVATAGLKATKIVKNDALLPGTINIGLGIPNLIAGTTFVAAINVEVLTLVLLVVGAILGSFVGAELTKRISAKHISLTMAIVLAIVAILMILTQLNVLPSGNKTGLEVWQLGLAFILFMVYGGLQAFGIGLYAPALATIALLGMDIKVAFPIMTLASGSAFPVAAYSYYKNNKYQPKTGFGLMLGGLLA; encoded by the coding sequence ATGAAAGAGGATTTAAATAGTATTCAACATCAAATTTTAACACAAGAAGATAATTTGGATAAATTTGTTACTGATTTATATTATTTTAGTACGTTACTAGAAAACTTAAAAAAAGATTTTAAAAATCATTTAACAGATTTAAACAGTTTAAAAAAGAGCAAAAAAATAACAATAGAAGAATATCAAACTAATTTAAAAACATTAAAAAATTTATATAAATCTAAAATGATACAATTAAAACAAGATATTAATAAAATGGCTGATTTATGTATGTTTACATTTGAAAAAAATATTGCTTTTAAAAAAGCACATAAAATTGAAGTTGCAGCAGAACTTATAAAATTAAATAGTGAAATCAAAGATTTAAAGAAAAAAGCAAGTTTAGAACAAGCAACAATGTTAGAAACTTTAAAAGAGGAAAAGCTTAAAACCAGAAAACCAATTAGTACTAAAACTTTAGTTTTAATAAGTGTTATTAGTTTATCACTATTAATTATTGGAACATTATTAATTAATTACTTACTTTACTTTCCAAAAACAAGAAATGAAAGTTTTGATTTAACAAAAAAAGAATATTTAATTGCTTTTATTATTGTTTTAATAACCTTAATAATTATTATTGGTTATTTTATTTTAATGTTAAAAGTTGTTAAAAAGACTTATATGGATCGTGAAAAAAATATTTTTAAGATAACAGCAATTGGTTTTGTTGGTTCATTTTTAGATACAATTGGAGTTGGTAGTTTTGCTGTTGCAACGGCAGGATTAAAAGCAACAAAGATTGTTAAAAATGATGCATTATTACCAGGAACAATAAACATTGGGCTAGGAATACCAAACTTAATTGCTGGAACCACCTTTGTTGCTGCAATTAATGTTGAGGTTTTAACATTAGTATTATTGGTTGTTGGAGCAATTTTAGGTAGTTTTGTTGGTGCCGAATTAACAAAAAGAATTAGTGCGAAACATATTAGTTTAACAATGGCCATTGTGTTAGCAATTGTTGCAATCCTAATGATTTTAACACAATTAAATGTTTTACCAAGTGGAAATAAAACTGGTTTGGAAGTATGACAATTAGGACTTGCCTTTATTTTATTTATGGTTTATGGTGGATTGCAAGCATTCGGAATAGGGTTATATGCTCCCGCGTTAGCAACAATTGCATTATTAGGAATGGATATTAAAGTTGCATTTCCAATTATGACATTAGCGTCAGGATCAGCTTTTCCAGTTGCAGCATATTCTTATTATAAAAATAATAAATATCAGCCAAAAACAGGATTTGGTTTAATGCTAGGGGGGCTCTTGGCGTAG